A window of the Planktothrix tepida PCC 9214 genome harbors these coding sequences:
- a CDS encoding methyltransferase family protein — protein MTIENRRLSAGQIILAIIYILIIPLLLLLFSGDWLWLEGWIFGVWLIIISGVTAIYLYRKDPELLVERFKQPGSDNQKVWDQYFLYGFELLFLAWIIIMPLDSKRYQWTTNFPWELKILGGIGLLISFFFLYRAFTDNTFLSPLVRIQTERNHHVVSTGVYGFVRHPMYLGAIFLFLGTPILLGSQYGVLIGVIISLLLVARIRGEEKMLVEELEGYQDYTNQVKYRLIPLIW, from the coding sequence ATGACAATAGAAAATAGGAGATTATCAGCAGGTCAGATTATCCTGGCAATTATTTATATTCTTATAATCCCCCTATTACTTCTACTTTTTTCAGGAGATTGGTTATGGCTTGAAGGATGGATTTTTGGAGTTTGGTTAATTATAATTTCTGGAGTTACTGCCATTTATTTATATCGAAAAGACCCGGAATTACTGGTAGAAAGATTTAAACAACCCGGATCAGATAATCAAAAAGTCTGGGATCAATATTTTCTCTATGGATTTGAACTTTTATTTTTAGCTTGGATTATAATCATGCCTTTAGATAGCAAACGATATCAATGGACAACAAATTTCCCCTGGGAGCTAAAAATTTTGGGAGGGATAGGATTATTGATTTCATTTTTCTTTTTATACCGAGCTTTTACAGATAATACCTTTTTATCGCCTCTGGTCAGAATCCAAACCGAACGAAATCACCACGTCGTTTCCACTGGTGTTTATGGCTTTGTTAGACATCCTATGTATCTAGGAGCGATCTTTTTATTCCTGGGAACACCAATATTATTGGGTTCTCAATATGGGGTTTTAATCGGTGTTATAATATCCTTGCTTCTCGTTGCTAGAATTAGGGGAGAAGAAAAGATGTTAGTTGAAGAATTAGAAGGATATCAAGATTACAC
- a CDS encoding MAPEG family protein, protein MPIEHIVGMSSTLNGKVPTLLLSDMTVPLWGLAIFILWTIFIVLLLLAVRIRHLAAGGSVKDFGTPNDESLLWRLFRVHANLIENLPLYLGVVFLLTVRGISGTTIDVLIVVYIGFRLLHSLIHIAGLNPKFRLFSLVIQFSCLVALTVLALL, encoded by the coding sequence GTGCCTATTGAACACATAGTCGGGATGAGTTCCACATTGAACGGAAAAGTACCCACTTTATTATTAAGTGATATGACTGTTCCTCTGTGGGGTTTAGCTATTTTCATTCTGTGGACAATTTTTATTGTTCTACTGTTACTCGCTGTCAGAATTCGCCATCTGGCGGCGGGTGGCTCTGTGAAAGATTTTGGCACACCGAATGATGAAAGTTTGCTTTGGCGACTGTTTCGGGTTCACGCAAACTTAATTGAGAACCTACCTTTGTATCTGGGGGTGGTTTTCCTGCTAACTGTTCGGGGTATTTCTGGAACAACGATAGATGTGCTAATTGTTGTGTATATCGGATTTCGTCTCCTACATTCACTGATTCATATTGCAGGCTTAAATCCTAAGTTTCGGCTGTTCAGTTTAGTCATTCAGTTCAGTTGTTTAGTTGCTTTAACTGTCTTGGCATTATTGTAG